Sequence from the Helianthus annuus cultivar XRQ/B chromosome 13, HanXRQr2.0-SUNRISE, whole genome shotgun sequence genome:
CCGCTCCCAGAAATTGACCTTAAGGTTGATTCCCTCACGGGATACCCAttcaaatgctttcttgatgcatacaaaggctatcaccagATCCTCATgaaagaagaggatgaagaaaagacggctttccacacagacaagggcattttctgttaccaaaagatgccttttggcctcaaaaacgcGGGAGCCACTTACCAACGACTCGTCGATAAAGCGTTCGAAAGCCAAATTGGAAGAAACATGGAAGCGTATGTCGATGacctggtgatcaaaagcaaaacggaataccagatgcttgatgacatccaagaaaccttcaagaatcttagaaaaatcaacatgaagcttaacccggAAAAATGTTCGTTTGGATTtgatgaaggaaaattcctgggtcatattgttggaaagcaaagcatcaaggccaaccccaacaaagtaaaagctgttctcgaagctaaaccaccaagaaccaagaaggaggttgaaagcttgaatgggaagcttgcagccctgaagcgttttacctcaaaactggccgaaaggtctctaccattctacaaaacgctcaagaattgttcagataaaaaagatttcagatggaccgatgaggctgaggaagctttcaatcaaatgaagcagcaccttgcttcactaccagatattgcagcaccagaaactggggagctcatatcggtgtacctctcagtcgccgacgaagccatcagtgcagtcctcaccattgaaagggacaaggctcaggtacccgtctattttttcagcaaaactttaaaactagctgaaaccaaatatcctccccttgaaaaactagccctagccttggtccaaacagccagaaggcttagaagatacttccaagcacatcctatacaagtggtcactgaccaacctgtcaagaacGTGCTTGAAAAGCCTGAAAACTCAGGtagattggcaaaatgggcagtggaactaggtgaacataacatcacctacgtcccacgaaaagcaatcaaagctcaggttttggctgacttcctagtagaagtcccaagccaaaagactgaagaagtaaacaccacaaccactgaaccctccaaccctgaagcctggaaactgttcaccgacggggcttcaagcgttgaagggtcaggagctggtgtaatcctaatcaaccctgaggggctagaattcacatatgctcttcgtttcaactttcagaccactaataacgaggctgaatacgaagcactgatcgctggcctccggctagccaaagaaatggaagtcaaaaagcttgaagtgttcactgattcgctactagtatcaagccaagtcaacgacagctatgtcgccaaggagcccaacatgagaaggtacaaagaaaaatcgaaggaattaatgaacaccttccaggcatgcaacatcaaacagattccaagatcccaaaacaaaaaggctgacgccttaagcaaattagcgtccctcacattcgcccacctcacaaaaaaggtgttggttgaagtgttgaaggctcgttcaattgacgaattggaagtacaagatgtggtcaccgaggaagatccaaattggatgactcccataaaGAAATTCCTTCAAAACAACGAACTACCCAACGATCAAATAGAAGctgaaagggtaaagatcaaagcaagacagtatgtgttgcaaggagaaatcctctataaaaaaggataccttgcaccattgctaaggtgtgtgggccctgaacaaagcaagtatttggttaaagaagtgcatgaaggaatatgtggagctcatttcggagctaggtcggtggttgcaaaactcatgaacttgggatatttctggccttcaatgcatcgggataccgtcgagcaattgaagaaatgtgatgcctgccaaatccactccccaataccaaaaagtcccaaacatgacttggtccccataacctcagcatggccattccataaatggggaatggacattgttggaccattccctccaagcaaagggggagtaaaatcctgttggtagcaattgattacttcagcaaatggccagaggtcaaaccccttgccaagatcacaggaaagcaaatcatagactttgtatgggagaatatcatatgccgctatgggctgccaggggtaatcgtcaccgataatgggaaacaattcgctgagaaacccttcagcctttggtgcaaggagtacaggatcaaccaaatcttcagctcagtggcttacccgcagtcaaacggacaggttgaaaggaccaacagaagcatagtggaaggcatcaaaacaagattggggagatacgaaagtaattggctggaagaattgcctagcgttttatgggcaatcagaacaacagaaaaagcaagtcacagaaaaacaccttatagcttggtattcggatccgaagccgtaatccccgctgaaataggagttgtaacccaacgaattgtcaacatggatcccgaggtaaacacacaagagaccatgttgaacttacaactcttAGAAGAGGCCCGagatcaagcagcaatacaagaagccaaatacaagcaaagGATGGAAAGCTATTACAACAAGAAGGTCAAGAACGAACGGTTCAagccaggggatctagtcctcagaaacaacgaagcaaGTAAAAAAGAAAGTCAGGGGAAACTAGGAccgaaatgggaaggtccatacaccatcctcgaagcacacaaaggaggatcctacaagctgggagatctagaaggcaaaaggctcccaaggcactggaacggaaaaactttaagaaagttctatgtttagaaagtttggtttgtagcaaaacaaaaaccttttgtaaaagcaaatgttgcttgaatgaatgaagttactttatcaaacttgtctttctatcctaatatcaggttgagaacctagcaaaaaactccatggcaagggccatgtaaggggatgagctcccaggccatatcgctcaataggttcaggggttgaatggacctatataaggggtgagttcctagatcaatacaactccatgagacttatcaaagaaaaacaacagtgtctcatagacaggtttgaacagcctacaccaatcgttccttaagtctaaaaaatgtactcaataaatagacttacgaaatcaaacaaattacaacgaaataaagaaaaggatagatactacgtcttgatgatagacactaaggcaaagtgactgcagcactgaaccctttaaagtgtaaaaaacataaagacaaagtaaacaaagacaaggcaagaaaataaaaacaaacaagcCTATCAACCAAACATAGAAACCAAATCAGAAGCTACCCAAAGTTCAACCAACAGGTACTgagcttgaaaggttaaaggcttcaacccatCAGCAACTGTACAAaaagcttgaagggttgaaacccCACAAAACAAAACCAAGCAAATGGAACCAACAAAAACATCAACGATAACCATCACGTCATAGTTAgaaaggccataaaagaccttcataagatagtcAAAGCAAGCCCTAGTGGCTTACAAATTAAACTAGTGTTCAACGGCCATATAGGCCTAACCAACcataggaaccttaagggttcccaaaacctaaacattgtttaaaacattacaaagcattaaagtgtttgctaagaaagctacgaataaacgTCAGTTATCAGAGGGCCTAGAACCTTCACCCTTCGACTTTTTGGCTTTCTTAGTCTTCTTCATCTTGGCACCTTCTTCACCACCAACAGCAGAGGTTTCCAAACCAGCATCCTTTGAAGTTTCAGGCAGACTCGAAAGGGTATCATCACTGTCCCCAGAGTAAGACCTCTTCCTCGACAAAgaacccaaaacctcagcacaaaccttctcattcaacccctcaggcttcaatccctgtaaaacagacaaaggcttaccaaagcaagaggatacctcatgaatgtaagggtaggttagcctctccatctgctcaacagaagccttgaagatatcagaagcctcggggcgaaacatgggggacttctccaaaggttgtccagattcatgaagtttaaagccagcagtaaggccttgatgcttccccaggttcagcagctttgtgtaaacatcaccaagggcagagttaaattcCTTGGAATGCAAAAGGTAAGTAACcacctgctggaaaccatgctcgatcaaccattgattgtcagcagtcacctgaccaactgaagctttcaacccttccttttcttcacgaaaagcctgctgctggacagacaaggcctctcgatcagccttcaacttcaacaaatttgcttcaaagctcttcctcaggtcacccatctcaatggcatgcatcttcttcagatcatcaacctCTTTCTTCCACGCCGcctccttctctgcaaacccggccacttccttcttcatcgatgctagggaggatttcattttgtccttcttcttagagaaatcctcatactcccgcatcctttggcgaaagcgtgtaatcccttgaggaagcatggcagcaaggttgcaagtagttagaaccatgcgagataacataaagtcatcgtccatctcagcaatggtttcacgaacagagggaggagcaagatgactaagagcatcctcacagACGGCAGCATCCTTGAAAGTATCATCATTCTTCACTTGCCAAGTAGGCACATAAACACCTTCAGGATCCAACCCTCCAGCGTCCCTGCTTGATGATTCTTGAACAGGGGTAACCTTCTTACCTCGAACCTTCTTGCCATGAACAACCAACTCCTTATCTTGTTCAACACCCGCTTCAACCTGATCCTCTGAAACCTCAATATCATCAgtcaaatccactggctcagtgGAAGTGGATTGAGGCCCAGCTTTCAGCAAACGACGAGAAGATCGGCGACTTGAAGACTTAGGGGCAGtagacttggtaaaacccttaacaTTGGCAACATTAGCATAACCcgtgccctcaaacctttgctcagaGGTTCTcaccacaacattctcacccggaacagTTGGAGCATCTTCAAAAATAACATCGGACGTGTCGTCACTCTTGAtgaagtccaaagcagacataactgccaaaaaacaaacaaagaaaaataAGTCACAAACAAAGTAAAGTAAAAAGGCATAAAAGGGGAAAATGCATACCAACGCCATTTCTCATtaacaccggatcccgatcggcttttgcccaaatattactaacccctaaaagcactaacaaatgttcgggaaagggacgaaccctcgaagggcacccccgaatggctgaaagaaaGGCATCGTTCAAATCAGACTCAGAAGGTTCCggatcattgagaacagcatccggacgCCTCCATATcattttaaaaggaatgatagaatcagaaacccagaaaaattGATCCTTCCAGGACCCAAGGGTTGTAACCATTGATGAAACAAGGCAAGTATCAACCTTTGTCGCTTCAAAAGTAAACCGATCGCCATTTTTGGCTAAACGAAAAAACCTCCGGAAAAGCAACAGAGATGGATCATAGCCAAGAGCACGACAGAGCACTTCAAAGTGAAAAACCCTAGCCATTCCTtttggatgaacttgcccaaaagatACTCGGTAATACTCAAGCAAGTTTAGAACAAAAAGCGAGAAAGGGTAACGAAGATTGGACCATTGAAAATGGCGACAATACAAAGCAATCGAACCCGGAATCGGTTTGTCAATAGAAACATCACAAGAAGGGGCGGTTGGATTAAACTTTTTATCAATACCATATTCAAGGCAAAATAGGTCTACCTCCTCTTGGGTCATCCGAGAGAATGAcctcgctaaatccttaagggcacccatgatAGAACAAAGTAAAAGTGAAAATGGAGAAGAGAAACTAACCTGAGGAAGGAAAAACTGTGAACGATTGTAAGGAAAATGAAGAAAGTTTGCAACtgttaaaataaatatgaaagtaAAGTAGGGGtattaaaagtaaataaataatctctgccaatccgccgcctgacacatgtcaatcaaatcaactgtcaaatcgTTTCAAATTCAATTTTCAAAAAAGTAACTACCTCAAACCTTTCAAGCCTCCAAGCAACGAACCTTTCAAGCCTTTAAAAggcatgcataaaagtcagaagtctttgagtgtactgccccaaaaacctctgacttggggggctgacgacgggggtagcccaaggataaacaaaatgattaatatgcaaagagcttaaaaggttgaaaggttcatcggatgaaaaacTGTAAATTGAGGGAATCGAGaaacagtaactagtcatgtcTAACAGCTCGTCccaccaactcacgctcaccaactcacaaagtcagagcaggtctgcataagcacactctattaaccaggggtccaaagccttcaaccccaaaaggggaaaccctccataagcaaacaggtctcgctagtatagtccataccatttcgggaggtgtcttccactataagaagacagctcataaacacttcaaagacattccgaaaagcagagagattccttaatctctggtcattcaaagagttctttgtcaTTTCCAAATAACTCTTCATCAAATTCACctcattcattctatttgctttcttttctggatccgagccggccttggagaaagaacttcaaagcaaataatccaaacatactagtgaacctccttccacgttttgcaaacgtggagggaccccgcgacctgcgttaggcaaaactgaacccttcagcccttttgcctgaccagcccagctaccatccttggtcccgtatttgttgcatcaacacatACCAAGTCACAATTAAAATGCAATCATTCGACCCAGCCGCTCCTCAATGATCCATTTATAACGGATAAGATCACCCAGCCGTTCCTCAATGATCCATCTTATGGGACTTATGGGAAGAAACAGTAGCAACCACAATGTACTTGTTAAACGTGTCCCCAAAGGCAGTTCTAGATCACAAACAAACCACAAGTCATCTTTGAATTAAGTAACTTGTCAAGGTATATATGCACAATAGCATTAGGAATCACCAGTCGATTCAAACAAGATCAAAATATGTAATAAGCCACTTCATTCATTCATATATAATCAATCATCCATTAGTTAGTGCAACAAAAGACCAGGACACTAATAGTAAGTAATAACCCTTACAACTCACAAGCAAAGTTAAGGAGGGCCACTTTGATTTAATTCCTACCAACCTACTTAAGTCCACTGTTTTTTTAGATTTAAAACTAACATTAACATATCTATAGCTAATCATCTAGCGATCAACATGGGGAAGAGTAGCCTTAAACACTCCATCTTGCATCTCTCTCTTCATCATATCATTCTCCTTACGGAATCCCTCCGGTACCTGCACCCCCGCAATGTAGTGCTCGTCCTCTCTTTTCCCTTCAACAATCAACGTGTCGTACTCAAACCTGGCCTCCACGTCCTCTAACTCAAACCCGGGGATGCTTAACGACACACACAACTCCTCCCTAGTAACCATCATCTTCTCCAGCCCAGGCAGATTCCCCTTGATGTATATGCTATCACCCGTATCCTTCGTATACGCTGTGAACGACTTACTCTTCACCCCCGGGTGCGCTATTACTTCACAAAGATCCATTCCTAGCTTTGATCGATCAAACACAACTGacacaaaataataataagtatATGACTGTAGAATTTAGTACATTTTAAAAAgggttaaatgtcattttagtccttgtggtttggaccattttatcagtttagtctagatgtttcatttttcgtctgtgggttcaaaaaggtttcactgtcGCCATTTTAGCCCACTGGTTTAACTTCacccattttttctgttaacgagaagggctattcggtcattttatatggccgaattgcccttctagttaacagaattacatataaaatgaccgaattgtccttctcgttaacagaaaaaatggatgaagttaacccagtggattaaaatggcaacagtgaaacctttttgaactcacaagcaaaaaatgaaacctttggactaaactgacaaaatgtcCCAAACCAGAGAGACTAAAATCGgatttaactcttttaaaaatgATAGGCATATGTAACAAGTAGTACCACAGTAAGCCGTAGGGCGACGGAGTTTAACCGTAGCATCAACGAAATCAGGCATGATGTAATTATCAGTGGTTTTGAGTACCGGAAGAGTTAAATTAAACACTCCTTTTGAAATCAACATATCCAAATTACCATTTAGGTCAATATTACGCGGTAACTTAATGCCAGCAAGGTAAATTTGTTTAGTGATACTTGTTTCTAGACAAATGAGCAAATTGTTGTCCTCAATAAGATTACTATAAGCAACTGCTTGACATTTCCCCTTTGGCATACGTAATCCAGGCATCTGTATGGATACGCACAGGCCGTTTTCGGTCTCCGTCTTTGACATTCCGGGCACGTTTACGGTCAGCTCTTCATGGTTGTCCACGGTGATTAGCATTGACGGAACTCCCGCCATAACAGCCATTTGGTGTTTCAGAAATGGTAGGTCGAATGTGACTGAAATCGGAAAGAAAAAACATTTGGTTATTTATTTGGTATAATTATAACATAGGTATTATAGGTTAAGAAGAAACAGGTACTTTTTGGCACCGTGTTATCTTCCGGAGAACAAAACAACCTCGTGTTCGACAAGTGCTGACGTGTGTAGTGGATGCTAGGTAGACGATGTGCAGAGACAGGTAAGGTTACCGCCGGACGGAAGCATAGGACGGAGGTTGTGAGGCAGGGCAGGAAGGAAGCCATGATTTACGGTGAATGTATGTAGTGTAAGCATGCAACTTTAGAACTTGTGTGAGTGAGGTTGTTTGGAGAGGAAGGGTATGTTCTTATACAaccaaaaaaatcatttttaatttttaaaaccttttttttgTCTGATTCCTTAATAAGACGTTTTAAAAAGTTGAAACTCTCTCCACTTGTATTGACGTAATTATTTTGTGTAAGAATCATTTATAATATGCCACGTTTTTTCTTCacgtttttctttttttaaaagaGAACTTCATTAAAAACACATTCACACCCGAAATTAGGGCAGACATCAAACAAccaattacatatttacaaactTACACCAATCTAACCACTAGACTTAGATCTATGCTTATCTCTATAATTCATGTATGAAGAAAagttttgtattttattttgaaaactatAGAAGCAGTTTAAAATTTATGTGCTAATTATACAAATTCATGTATTGTTTATATATGTGTTGGTTATGATTATATACGTATGCGTTGGTTATAAAATTAATGTGTTGCTTATATAAATTATGTGCTGGTTATAATCGTGTACGTATGTGCTGGTTATAATTATATAGGTATGTGCTGATTATATATATTCATGTGTTGCTTATATATGTGTTGGTTATACTTGTTAGCAAATTATAAAACACTAttttgcaattttttttaaaatgtcatttaaaaaaaatatagcaatattatactcatattaaagataaaaagaatgTTTGATTTTATTGTATTGTTTTTTTAACAAAATActaaagtatataaaagttattttagttttaaaaactGAGCAGAGTTAATAGTTAATGGAAAATGAGAAAATGACTAAAACACCCTTAAATCTCATAAATAGTAAAGTTATTGTTAGTAATGATGTGTAAAATGATCTTAGCCCTTAATTTAATTAATCAATGTTCAAGGTCTCTTCTTACTACTTTTAAATAAGAAAAGGTTTATACGGGATCTTAAATCTAAAACTGTTAATGACTTAACGCCATATATCTTGTCAGTTTGTAGTCTATGTAATATAATAAATGACATGGATTTGTGACACGTGGCACGTTATGGTGGAGCCTCATCCTTATTTTGGGAGGGAAGCAATATTAGATGTGCTTAGAATTTTGGACGCAGGATCCGGATTCCCTGGATTTGGACCTTGGTTTTTTTAAGCCTACACCGACATTTGTTTGGATCATATAAAATGATTAGGTCTCAATTATTGATATCATCACCTACCGACATCTTCACTTTTCTCACTTATTCTCCCTTTCAAAATTCTTCTGCATCTGCTTGATTTTAAAAATTAATCGAACAAGATCGAAGGTAAATTGACAAAATCAAAGCTAAATCTGGGTTCTTTATGTTATTCGATTACATAGAATGTTGATTTTATAAAGATTCATTCGAATGCTATTAACCTTATCGTTGTTCTTATTTTTTTGTAGATCCGATCATAACATTTGCAGGTATGTTTTCTATTCATCTAAGAGTGATACAATTCG
This genomic interval carries:
- the LOC110903039 gene encoding uncharacterized protein LOC110903039, coding for MASFLPCLTTSVLCFRPAVTLPVSAHRLPSIHYTRQHLSNTRLFCSPEDNTVPKITFDLPFLKHQMAVMAGVPSMLITVDNHEELTVNVPGMSKTETENGLCVSIQMPGLRMPKGKCQAVAYSNLIEDNNLLICLETSITKQIYLAGIKLPRNIDLNGNLDMLISKGVFNLTLPVLKTTDNYIMPDFVDATVKLRRPTAYCVVFDRSKLGMDLCEVIAHPGVKSKSFTAYTKDTGDSIYIKGNLPGLEKMMVTREELCVSLSIPGFELEDVEARFEYDTLIVEGKREDEHYIAGVQVPEGFRKENDMMKREMQDGVFKATLPHVDR